The following are from one region of the Oceanotoga teriensis genome:
- a CDS encoding MATE family efflux transporter — translation MITIIQQRNQKINIFEGSIKSVLFKLAWPIILTNILQTIYNITDAFFLGKLGKIEFSVPTITWPIIFIFISLASGFSHAGSSMVSQYTGMKDKTMAEKSAANTIVTIVVLSIVIMFIVLLFSPNIISIMKVSQEVFDLSVQYMNIIVLAMPFMFLMELSAGIYRGWGNSFIALKFTFLSVIINIILDPIFIFYFDFGVLGAALATFLARSIIACYFMFTLIKGTYGFKIDIKYFKPDFRLIKKVLQIGFPASIGQSITSIGFTIIMGVVSSFGTVVVSAYGVGNRINSMVVMFAIGMELATASMCGQFIGADEPEKAEETVKKAAFITFSIILSISFLLFFFGQYVTRFFINDPEVIEMGKVFFKMVSFSLPFFATMSIFMGALRGTGHTVQSTTVDMIRLWVIRIPLVVFMADIYGFKGIFIAMIISNISAMVLAYLFLKFGNWKIRVVEKYEKID, via the coding sequence GTGATTACTATTATTCAACAAAGAAATCAAAAAATTAATATTTTTGAAGGTAGTATAAAAAGTGTTTTATTTAAGCTTGCTTGGCCAATAATATTAACTAATATATTACAAACGATTTATAATATAACGGATGCTTTCTTTTTAGGAAAACTTGGAAAAATAGAGTTTTCTGTTCCAACTATCACATGGCCCATAATTTTTATATTTATTTCATTGGCTTCCGGTTTTTCTCATGCTGGCTCTTCTATGGTTTCGCAATATACTGGAATGAAAGATAAAACTATGGCTGAAAAATCTGCTGCAAATACTATAGTAACTATAGTTGTTCTTTCAATTGTAATAATGTTTATAGTTTTATTATTCTCTCCAAATATTATAAGTATTATGAAAGTATCTCAAGAAGTTTTTGATTTAAGCGTACAGTATATGAATATTATAGTTCTAGCCATGCCTTTCATGTTTTTAATGGAGCTTTCTGCTGGAATATATAGAGGCTGGGGAAATTCTTTTATAGCGTTAAAATTTACATTTTTATCCGTTATTATTAATATTATTTTAGACCCTATTTTTATTTTTTATTTTGATTTTGGTGTTCTTGGAGCAGCTTTAGCAACTTTTTTGGCGAGGAGTATAATAGCATGTTATTTTATGTTTACATTGATAAAAGGAACATATGGATTTAAAATTGATATTAAATATTTTAAACCTGATTTTAGACTCATCAAAAAGGTTTTACAAATAGGATTTCCTGCTTCTATTGGCCAGTCAATTACTTCAATAGGTTTTACTATAATAATGGGTGTTGTTTCAAGTTTTGGGACTGTTGTTGTCAGTGCTTATGGTGTGGGAAATAGAATAAATTCAATGGTTGTTATGTTTGCTATTGGTATGGAACTCGCAACAGCTTCTATGTGTGGACAATTTATAGGGGCAGATGAGCCTGAAAAAGCTGAAGAAACTGTTAAAAAAGCAGCTTTTATAACATTTTCTATAATTTTGAGTATTTCTTTTTTATTATTTTTCTTTGGTCAATATGTTACAAGGTTTTTTATAAATGATCCTGAAGTTATTGAGATGGGAAAGGTATTTTTTAAAATGGTTTCATTCTCTTTACCTTTTTTTGCTACTATGTCTATATTTATGGGGGCTTTAAGGGGAACTGGTCATACAGTACAATCAACGACAGTTGATATGATAAGACTTTGGGTGATAAGAATTCCTTTAGTTGTTTTTATGGCAGATATATATGGATTTAAAGGTATTTTTATTGCTATGATAATAAGTAATATTTCGGCAATGGTTCTCGCATATTTATTTTTAAAATTTGGAAATTGGAAAATAAGAGTTGTAGAAAAATATGAAAAAATAGATTAA
- a CDS encoding ExsB family protein, translating into MNIINKIEEIKNEYKLYAEDKKIYIAFSGGLDSTVAALIARDTFDNSKITLINVCFGAYSYSKGLEAVLSLANQMNLRLFFTQGEKEQENLMYHGPNCNQCTKNIKLGKVKEFVYKGLVVVGSNQSDSWGKLGIKYNDGIYSPLLNLNKKEINEILNFYGFKIPKIGESNFREGCKFKHLLKMAVNNKFHSRADVIANEVLHDILDFYNYERTLGNVKIIGPLSKNIALINVKPIPENSIKKIIIEKISQEETIDEVVFVDKPLKLKVAANPGIINNENSKYWIENGRLAPEFAMPIEVDWNTKSNNNKLWTFSVVDYQFL; encoded by the coding sequence ATGAATATAATTAATAAAATAGAAGAAATAAAAAACGAATATAAACTCTACGCTGAAGATAAAAAAATATATATAGCCTTTTCTGGTGGATTAGACAGCACTGTAGCCGCTCTAATAGCCAGAGATACTTTTGATAATTCAAAAATAACTTTAATAAATGTATGTTTTGGAGCTTATTCTTATTCAAAAGGATTAGAAGCAGTTTTAAGTCTCGCAAATCAAATGAATTTAAGATTATTTTTCACTCAAGGTGAAAAAGAGCAAGAAAATTTAATGTATCACGGACCAAATTGTAATCAATGTACAAAAAATATAAAACTTGGAAAAGTTAAAGAATTCGTATATAAAGGTTTAGTAGTTGTTGGATCAAATCAATCAGACTCCTGGGGAAAACTTGGTATAAAATATAATGATGGAATTTATTCACCACTATTAAATTTAAACAAAAAAGAAATAAATGAAATTTTAAATTTTTATGGATTTAAAATTCCCAAAATAGGCGAAAGTAATTTTAGAGAAGGTTGTAAATTCAAACATTTATTAAAAATGGCTGTTAATAATAAATTTCATTCAAGAGCAGATGTAATTGCAAATGAAGTACTTCATGATATATTGGATTTTTATAATTATGAAAGAACTCTTGGAAATGTAAAGATAATAGGTCCTTTATCAAAAAATATTGCTCTCATAAATGTAAAACCAATACCAGAAAACTCAATAAAAAAAATAATAATAGAAAAAATTTCTCAAGAAGAAACTATAGATGAAGTCGTTTTTGTTGATAAACCTTTAAAATTAAAAGTCGCTGCTAATCCTGGTATAATTAATAATGAAAATTCTAAATATTGGATAGAAAATGGAAGATTGGCACCTGAATTTGCAATGCCAATTGAAGTAGATTGGAATACCAAATCAAATAATAATAAATTGTGGACTTTTTCTGTTGTAGATTATCAATTTCTATAA
- a CDS encoding 2-hydroxyacid dehydrogenase — protein sequence MKFLFDHILTDYWKVKIEEISNEFKNFNVIKKDPNIPLKEQLEDIDCLIGGSIKKEDLIKAKNLKAIFVPFSGVNTLPLEDLKKSNIIVSNSKGNGKVVAERAVSLLMSLTGKIIEYDEDLRKNIWHGFAAGENPESSWESIIEKKVGILGVGSIGKNIAKYLKPYDCKIIGYKKNIVGQSKDYDEYFDIITNNFDYTIKNSDIIFISLPLTDSTRDLINKDNIIKFKNKIIINVGRGPIISQEALYIGLKENILKGACIDVWYNYPEKNSNQCMPLDYPINEFKNIILSPHVGGFNEKALKLSIDWCVENIKAYLNTGKPKNIVKI from the coding sequence ATGAAATTTTTATTTGATCATATTTTAACAGACTATTGGAAAGTAAAAATAGAAGAAATTTCAAATGAATTTAAAAATTTTAATGTAATTAAAAAAGATCCTAATATTCCTTTAAAAGAACAATTAGAAGATATAGATTGTTTAATAGGTGGCTCTATAAAGAAAGAAGATTTAATAAAAGCAAAAAATTTAAAAGCTATTTTTGTACCTTTTTCTGGAGTAAACACTTTACCCCTAGAAGATTTAAAAAAATCAAATATAATAGTATCTAATTCTAAAGGTAATGGAAAAGTAGTTGCTGAAAGGGCCGTAAGTCTTTTAATGTCATTAACAGGTAAAATAATTGAATATGATGAAGATCTTAGAAAAAATATATGGCATGGTTTTGCAGCTGGTGAAAACCCAGAGTCTTCTTGGGAAAGTATTATAGAAAAAAAAGTAGGAATATTAGGTGTTGGAAGCATAGGAAAAAATATAGCCAAATATTTAAAACCTTATGATTGTAAAATAATTGGGTATAAAAAAAATATAGTAGGTCAATCAAAAGATTATGATGAATATTTTGATATTATAACTAATAACTTTGATTATACAATAAAAAATTCAGATATAATATTCATATCTCTTCCATTAACTGACTCTACAAGAGATTTAATAAATAAAGATAATATAATAAAATTCAAAAACAAAATCATCATAAATGTTGGAAGAGGGCCTATAATATCTCAAGAAGCTTTATATATTGGATTAAAAGAAAATATATTAAAAGGAGCCTGCATAGATGTTTGGTACAATTACCCTGAAAAAAACTCCAATCAATGTATGCCTTTAGATTATCCTATAAATGAATTCAAAAACATCATATTATCTCCGCATGTTGGTGGATTTAATGAAAAAGCTTTGAAATTGAGTATAGACTGGTGTGTTGAAAATATAAAAGCTTATTTAAATACTGGTAAGCCTAAAAACATAGTAAAAATATAA
- a CDS encoding late competence development ComFB family protein, which translates to MIKNIMEDIVGECLTEILKDTNIKVCKCQKCISDIMALTLNHVKPKYVSTKKGEIYTRVELQNSQLKVDLMDTIIKSILIVARNPRHNQKIDKIQKIDKIEKID; encoded by the coding sequence ATGATAAAAAACATTATGGAAGATATTGTGGGGGAATGTTTAACTGAAATACTCAAAGACACAAATATAAAAGTTTGTAAATGTCAAAAATGTATTAGTGACATAATGGCATTAACTTTAAATCATGTAAAACCAAAATATGTTTCTACCAAAAAAGGGGAAATATATACAAGAGTCGAACTACAAAATAGTCAATTAAAAGTAGATTTAATGGATACTATAATAAAATCAATATTAATAGTTGCAAGAAATCCAAGACATAATCAAAAAATAGATAAAATTCAAAAAATAGACAAAATAGAAAAAATAGATTAG